TGTACTTTGGATTCCTGGGGCTGTGCTCTGTGATAACCGGCGGCTGCATTCTCTTTCTGCACTGGAGGAAGAACCTGCGGCGGGAAAGGCGTGCCCAGGAGTGGATGGAGGTGATGCGAGCAGCCACATTTACCTACAGCCCGCTGTTGTACTGGATTAACAAGCGACAGCGCTATGGCATGAACGCAGCCATCAACACGGGCCCTCCCCCTGATGCCTCTAAGACCGAGACTGACACCCAGAATTCAGATCACCCGTGGGAGTTGGACGTCCCCGAGAGCAGGAGCTATGCTACTCAAGACAGCAGCCCCAAGGTGgaggcccccagccccctgcaacCTGCAGTGCAGCTGATCCCACAGCAGCCCCTACCTTCCCCGGTGCTGCGGCCCCAGGCCAGCTCCCGACTCCCGATTCCCATTTTTCAGGAGGTGCCCTTTGCCCTCTCGCTGTGTAACCTA
The genomic region above belongs to Phocoena sinus isolate mPhoSin1 chromosome 1, mPhoSin1.pri, whole genome shotgun sequence and contains:
- the TEX38 gene encoding testis-expressed protein 38, giving the protein MDSQREDLSLPGVWVSLYFGFLGLCSVITGGCILFLHWRKNLRRERRAQEWMEVMRAATFTYSPLLYWINKRQRYGMNAAINTGPPPDASKTETDTQNSDHPWELDVPESRSYATQDSSPKVEAPSPLQPAVQLIPQQPLPSPVLRPQASSRLPIPIFQEVPFALSLCNLPPMLNHSVSYPLATCPERNIHFHSLPTLAQGNHC